The stretch of DNA GGTCTCGCTGATCGGTTGCATCCTGCCGCGCACGAGGGTCTACGCGCAGGCGCTCAGGGCCCGCCCGCCGAAGGCGCCCCGCAACTTCGCCCGCATGCCGGCCTCGGAGCGCTTCGAGACCGACCGGTCCGTCACCGAGGTGCTGGAGGCCGGTCGTCGTGCTCTCGGGCGCGCGCGCATCGACGTCCTCCAGGAGGGCGACACCGGCGAGCTGCGCGCCGAGAAGGGCTACCTGCGCGAGTTCGGCAACTTGGTCTTCCACGTGTGTGTCCTCGTGGCGCTCGTGGGCGTGGCCGCCGCCGCGCTGTGGGGCTACCGCGGCAACGTGATCGTGGTCGAGGGCAATGGCTTCAGCAACACCCTGTCGCAGTACGACGAGTTCTCCTCCGGCGCGATGTTCGACGCCCAGTCCGGTCTCGAGCCGTGGTCGCTGCAGCTCGAGGACCTCCTCGCCCGTTTCTACGTCGAGGGCAACCAGCGCGGCGCCCCCAAGCTGTTCCGCGCCACGGGCACCTACAACGAGGCGGGGAAGGACGACGATGACTTCAAGATCGAGGTCAACCACCCGCTCTCGGTGGGCAGCGAGGACGTCTTCCTCGTGGGCCAGGGCTACGCGCCCGTCATCCGGGTCACCGACGCCTCCGGCAAGGTGGCGTTCGACGGCCCCGTGCCGTTCCTGCCCGCCGACTCCACGTACACCTCCACCGGTGTCGTGAAGGTGCCCGACGCCGACGGCGAACAACTGGGCTTCCAGGGCTTCTTCCTGCCCACCGCGTTCTCCTCGAGCCCCGACAAGCCGTCGGTCTCGGTGTTCCCCGGCGCGCTGAACCCGCGGATCGGCATGAACCTGTGGACCGGCGACCTCGGCCTGGACGAGGGCGTCTCGCAGTCGGTCTACTCGCTCGACACCAGCAAGATGACCCAGGTCAAGGACGGCGACGGAAACTTCCGCGTCGACATCGGCCCGGGCGAGAGCCAGGAGCTGCCCGGCGGCGGCACGATCGAGTTCGTCGAGCTCAAGCAGTTCGCGAGGTTCCAGATCGGGCACACGCCGGTCCCGTGGCTCCCGTTGCTCGGCGTCGGCCTCGGCATCCTGGGCCTCACCGCCTCCCTGCTCGTCCGGCCCCGGCGCACCTGGATCCGGGCCCGCGCCGAGGGATCACGTACCGTGGTGGAGGTGGCGGCGCTCGACCGCGTTCCCCGTGACGACCTGCCCGCAGAACTCGACGACCTGATGTCCCGGCTCCACGCTGAGCTGGGCGAGCAGGAGAAGGAAAAGGCATGACACTCGACCAGTGGGCCCAGCTCTCCAACTACCTCACCGGCTCGGCCTTCGCCGTGCTGTGTGTCGCGTTCTTCTGCCACGTCGCCGAGTGGCTCACGGCTCGCGCCAAGGCTCCCGTCGCCGTGGCGGCCGGGAGCGGCGACGTCCTCCCCGAGGACACCGATGAGGCCGAGACCGACACGCCCGACCGCCTCGTCGGCGTCGCCGTGTCGCTCACCGTGCTCGGCACGCTGCTGCTGATCGGCGCTGCGGTCACCCGCGGCCTGGCCACGCAGCGCGCGCCCTACGGCAACATGTACGAGTTCGGCGTGACTGGCACGGCGATCGCACTGTCGGTCTACCTCGTCATGGTGTGGCGCTCGAAGATCCAGTGGATGGGCGGCGTCGTGCTGGCCGTCTGCCTGTTCATCCTCGCGATGTCCATCTCCACCTACACGCCGGCCGGACCTCTCGTGCCCGCGCTGAACACGTTCTGGAAGTACATCCACGTCACCTCCATCATGACCGCCGCCGCGCTGTTCATGGTCGGTGCCGCGGCCAGCGTGCTGTACCTCGTCAAGGCTCGAGCCGAGGAGCGCGGCAGCGTCGGCCCGGTCCTGGAGCGGTTCCCCGCCGCCGCGCGCATCGACCAGGTGGCGTTCCGCATGAACGCGGTCGGCTTCCCGCTGTGGACCTTCGGCGCGTTGATCTCCGGCCCGATCTGGGCCCACCTCGCGTGGGGCCGCTACTGGGGCTGGGACCCGAAGGAGGTCTGGGCGCTCATCACCTGGATCGTCTACGCGGGCTACCTTCACGCCCGCGTGACCGCCGGCTGGAAGGGCAAGCGCGCCGCCTACCTCGCGCTCGTCGGGTTCACGACGTTCATCATCAGCTACTACATCGTCAACTTGTTCATCTCCGGTCAGCACAGCTACGCCTGACCGATTCGCTAGCGTCGTCCGCATGGGTGCACGCATCGAGGTCGCGGGGCTGACGAAGTCCTACGGCGACCTCACCGCCGTCGACGACCTGACGTTCACGGTCGAGCCGGGCGAGTTCTTCGGCCTGCTCGGCCCGAACGGCGCCGGCAAGACCACCGCGCTGGAGATGATCGAGGGGCTGCGCCATCCCGACGGGGGCTCGGTCTCGATCGACGGCCACGACCCCTGGAAGCGCGACCCCGCGCTGCAGCGTCGCATCGGCGTGCAGCTGCAGTCCTCCGCGTTCTTCGAGCGGCTCACCGCCCGCGAGCAGCTGGCCACGTTCGGCGCGCTCTACGGCGTGGGGGGCGACCGCGTGGACGCCCTCCTGGAGCAGGTCGGGCTCGAGGACAAGGCCGGGTCTCGGGTCGAGGACCTGTCCGGTGGCCAGGCCCAGCGGCTCTCGATCGCGTGCGCGCTCGTGCACGACCCCGAGGTGGTCTTCCTCGACGAGCCGACCGCCGCCCTCGACCCGCAGGCGCGGCGCAACCTCTGGGACTTCCTCGAGGGCCTCAACGACTCCGGCCGCACGGTCGTGCTCACGACGCACTACATGGAGGAGGCCGAGGTGCTGTGCGACCGCGTCGCGATCATCGACCACGGCCGCCTCCTCGAGCTCGACTCGCCGGCCGCCCTCGTGCGCGGGCTCGATGCGCCCACGCGGATCAGCCTCGCGCCCGGAGCCATCGACGAGGACCGCGCCCGGGGGATCGGCGGAGTGGAGGCCGTCGAGGTCCACCCCGACCGCACGGTCCTGTCCACCCGCCGCCCCGCCGACGTGCTGACCGCGCTGGCCGGCCTCGACGCCCTCGACGGGCTCAGCGCCTCCGGCGCCTCCCTGGAGGACGTGTTCCTCAGCCTCACCGGACGGAAGTACCGCTCGTGACCGCACTGACCTCGCTCTCCCGCGCGATGCTCCTGGGCTTCGTCCGCGACCGGATGACCCTGTTCTGGGCCGTCCTGTTTCCGCTCATGTTCCTCGTGCTGTTCGGCGACCTGCTCACCAACGACGGTGCCCCGAAGCTCGAGGTCGCCCAGGTCGGCGACGTGGCGGCGCTCGACGACATGGCGCCCGACGCGCGCGAAGCCCTCGAGCAGAGCATCGAGATCACGCCGGCCACCGACGAGGCGAAGGCGTTGCGCGAGGTGCGCGACGGCGACCTCGCCGCCGTGATCACCGAGGAGGGCGACCGCCTCGTCGTGCACTACTCGCAGGCCGACCAGGTCACGGCGGCGCGGGTGCGCGGCACGTTCCAGGGCATCGTCGACTCCGCCAACCTCGCCGCCGCGGGCGGCACGCCCGCCTTCACGCTGGAGACGCAGCAGGTCGAGGACGAGTCGCTCGAGCCGATCCAGTACGTCACGCCCGGTCTGCTCGGTTGGGCGATCGCCATGAGCGCCACCTTCGGTGCCGCGGTCAACCTCGTATCGTGGCGCCAGTCCGGCCTGCTGCGCCGCCTGCGCCTGGCGCCGATCCGCACCTCGTCGGTGGTGCTGGCCCGCGTCGGTGTCAGCGTCCTGGTCGCGCTCGGCCAGACCGCGATCTTCCTGGGCCTGGCGGTGGGCGCGTTCGGACTGGTGCTCAGCGGGTCCTGGCCGCTCGTGATCCCGCTCGTCCTGGCGGGCACGCTCGCCTTCCTGTCGATCGGGCTGCTGGCCGGCTCGATCAGCAAGACCGAGGAGGGCGCGGTCGGCCTGGCGAACTTCATCGTGCTGCCGATGGCGTTCCTGTCGGGCTCGTTCTTCTCGCTCGAGGGTGCGCCCGACTGGCTCCAGGCGATCAGCAGGCTGCTGCCGCTGCGCCACCTCAACGAGGCGATGCTCGACGTCATGGTGCGCGGTCAGGGCGTGGAGGCGATCTGGGCACCGATGGCGATCCTGCTGGGCTTCGCCGCCGTCTGCTCGCTCATCGCCTCGCGCGTGTTCCGCTGGGACGCCTGACGCGCGAGGGTCAGAGACCGCGTAGGAAGTCGGGGTCGTCGTCGGGGCCCAGCGGGCGCGGCGGCGGACGCTTGCGAGGGCCGCCCGTGGAGCGGCCCTTGGCCACGCCGAAGATCAGCCACAGCGCGGCGCCGGCGTAGGGCGCCAGGACGATCAGCAGGGCCCAGCCCCACTTGGGCAGGTGCTGCACGCGGTCGCGCGGCGTCGCCACGAGGTCGTACAGGCTGTAGACCATGAGAACCACGGCCGCCAGTACGAGGAAGACCTTGCCCATGGCCAGAGCGTACCGACCCCGTTCCAGCGCCGCGCCGTGTTGACGTGACCTCACCGCCCGTCCCGTGCTCGGCGACGACAACTAGAATCCGAGGTATGAAGGCCTTCTGGACGTACACGCTCGCCCGACTCGGGGTCTTCCTCGTCACGTGGGCGGTGCTGTGGGGGATCTCCCGCCTCGTCTTCGACCCGAGCGCCGTCGTGGACCTGTGGGTCCTGCTGCTCGCGCTCATCGTCTCGTCGATCATCTCGATCCTCACGCTGAGGCGCCTGCGCGACCAGGTGGCGGTGAAGCTGCAGGAGCGGGCACAGGCTCTCAACGAGCGCATCGAGGAGTCGCGCCGTGCCGAAGACGTCGACTGAGGACCGCGACTGGTTGGCGGATGCGGTCCGCCGGGTCGAGGCCGACGCGAACCGCAGCGCCGACACCCACCTGCACGCCCTCGACCTGCCGTTCGACGGGGTGCAGATCTACCTCAAGGACGAGTCGGTCCACCCGACCGGCAGCCTGAAGCACCGGCTGGCGCGCTCGCTGTTCCTCTACGCGCTGTGCAACGGCTGGATCCACCGCGGCTCCACGATCGTGGAGGCGTCGAGCGGCTCCACCGCCGTCTCCGAGGCCTACTTCGCGCGGCTGCTGGGCCTGCCGTTCGTGGCGGTCATGCCGCGCAGCACGAGTGCCGAGAAGATCTCGCTCATCCAGTGGTACGGCGGTCGCTGCCACTTCGTCGACGACGCCCGGCTGATGTACGCCGAGGCGCAGCGCCTGGCCGACGAGTGCGACGGCCACTACATGGACCAGTTCACCTACGCCGAGCGCGCCACCGACTGGCGCGGCAACAACAACATCGCGGAGTCGATCTTCGCCCAGCTCTCGGCCGAGCCGCACCCGATCCCGGCGTGGATCGTCGTCAGCGCGGGCACGGGCGGCACGTCGGCCACGATCGGCCGCTACGTCCGTTACCGGCGCTTCCACACCCGGTTGCTGGTGGCCGACCCCGAGGGCTCGGCGTTCTTCGAGGGCTGGGACCAGGACCGGTCCGACGTCACGACCGACGTCTCCTCGCGGATCGAGGGCATCGGCCGGCCGCGGGTCGAGCCGTCCTTCGTCGGCGGTGTCGTCGACGAGATGGTGCACGTCCCCGACGCCGCCTCCATCGCGGCGATGCGCTGGACCTCCGACCTGATCGGGCGCCCCGTCGGCGGCTCCACCGGCACCAACATGTGGGCGGCACTCGGGCTCGCCGCGCAGATGGTGGCCGAGGGCCGCGAGGGCTCGATCGTCACGCTGCTGTGCGACGGCGGAGACCGCTACACGCACACCTACTTCGACGACCGCTGGGTGGCCGAGCACGGACTCGACCCGACGCCCTACCTCCAGCAGCTATCGGAGCTGACCAGCAGCGGGACGTTCACACCGGGCCGATGAACAGCCCGGCCGTCAGCCCGATCGCGTAGACGAGCTCGGCGATGCCCGTGTCCTTCAGGACCGGGATCAGCGCGGGTCCGGTCGCGCCCGAGCGCACGGCGGCCACCGAGCGGGCGGCCAACGGGATGCCGAGCCAGGCCAGCAGCGCCCACGGCGTCTCGGTGGCGCACCAGGCCACCACGAGGACGAAGGCCGTCATCACGAGCGCGGCGTAGAGCCAGCGCGTGCGCCGGTCGCCGAGGACCACCGCGAGCGTGCGCTTGCCGGTCTCGGTGTCGGTGGGGATGTCGCGCAGGTTGTTGGCCACGAGGATCGCGCAGGCCAGCGCCCCGACGCCGATCGCGCCCGCCACGCTGACGTCGTTGATCGTGCCGAGCTGGACGTAGGTGGTGCCGAGGACCGCGACCAGGCCGAAGAACAGGAAGCCGCTGCCCCCGCCGGGGGCGCGGTAGCCGTAGGGCTTCGCCCCGCCGGTGTACCCCCACGCCGCGAGGATCGCGAGCGCGCCGACGGCGATGAGCCACCAGCCCGACGTCGCGGCCAGCACGAGGCCGAGGGCGGCGCCGAGGGCCAGGAACGCGAGCGCCACGGCCTTGACCTTCGCTGGCGCGACGAGGCCGGAGCCGACGAGACGCAGCGGGCCGACGCGGTTCTCGTCGGTGCCCTTGATCCCGTCGGAGTAGTCGTTCGCGTAGTTCACGCCGACCTGCAGCGCCAGCGAGACGCCGAGCGCCACGAACCCCTTCCACCAGACGACGCCGTCGTCGAACGCGGCGGCACCCGTGCCGACGGCGACGGGTGCGATGGCGGCGGGCAGCGTGCGCAGCCGCGCGCCCTCGATCCACAGTTTCAGGCCGGTCGGGGAGGTCACCCCGTGAGTCTAGGAGGCGGCATCCGGGCCGGTCCTACAGTGGTCGGGTGGCCGCCTCCCTGTCTCCCGTCGCCGGTTCCGCCCGCGAGGTGCTGGAGCTGCTGCGGCCCTGGGTCGCCGCCGGCGGGCCGCCGCTGGTGATGCGCACGTCGGGCAGCACCGGCGAGCCGAAGTCGATCCGGCTGTCCCACGCCTCCGTGCTCGCATCGGCGCACGCCGCGCTGGAGCGGCTGGGTGGCCCGGGTCAGTGGCTCTCCGCGCTGCCGCCCACCGGCGTCGGTGGCCTCCAGGTGCTGGTGCGATCGATCGTCGCGGGCACCGAGCCGGTCTTCCTCGACGAGCACGCCGACGTGGCCGCCGCCGCGGAGGCGATGTCCGGAGTCCGTCGCTACGCCTCGCTGGTGCCGACGCAGCTCTTCCGGCTCGTCGAGGCCGGCCGGGCGGGGGACCTGGCGTCCTTCGACGCCGTGCTGCTGGGTGGTGCCGCCGCGCCGCGGGCGGTGCTCGACCGCGCCGCAGCGGCGGGCGTACGCATCGTGCGGACCTACGGCATGACCGAGACGTGCGGCGGCTGCGTGTACGACGGGCTCCCGCTCGACGGGGTGCGGCTGCGCATCGAGGACGACGGCCGCGTGGCGATCGCCGGGCCGGTGCTGGCCGAGGACACGGGGGAGTGGCTGGTCACGAACGACCTCGGCCGGCTCGACGCCGACGGCCGGCTCAGCGTGCTCGGCCGCGCCGACCAGGTGGCGGTGAGCGGCGGGGTCAACGTCCCGCTGGCCGCGGTCGAATCGGTGCTGCGCGACGAGCCGGGCGTGCTCGACGTCGTGGTCGTGGCCCAGCCCGATCCCGAGTGGGGCCAGCGCGTCGTGGCGTTCGTGGTCGGCGACCTAGACCGGGCCGGCGCCGCCACCGCGATCGAGGCCGCGGGCCACCCCCGCGCGTGGACCCCGCGCGCCGTCCACGTCCTCGACGCCCTGCCGCTGCTCCCGGGCGGCAAGCCCGACCGGGTCGCGCTGGCGGGAGGAAGTTTCGCCGTCACCGGGGAATCCGTCAGTTCCGTCAGAGGCCGCGGAGCGCCTCGGTGACGGGGGTGTCGCCTCCGATGACCTCGAACTGCTTGCCGATGGTGCCGTCGTCGGCGAGGGCCGCGGCGATGACGGCGGCGACGTCGGCGCGGGGGATCTCGGCGCGGTCGACGGTCTCGCCGACGGTCACCGAGCCGGTGCCGGGGCCGTCGGTCAGGGCACCGGGGCGCACGATCGTCCAGTCGAGGCCGCTGTCGCGCAGGGCGGCGTCGGCGTCGCGCTTCGCCTCGACGTAGGCCTTCCACACGGGCTGGACGTCGTCGCCGAGGTCGTTGTCGACGCCGATGGCCGAGACCTGGACGAAGCGGCGGATGCCGAGCGCCTTGGCGGCCTCGATCGACTTCAGCGAGCCCTCGAGGTCGACGCTGCGCTTGCGCTCGATCTTGCCGTCGGGCCCGCCGCCGGCCGCGAAGACGACGGCGTCGCAGTCGGTGAACGCCGTCGCGAAGTCCTCGGCCGTGGCCTTCTCGATGTCGAGCAGCCGGATGGCCGCGCCGGGCAGGTCGGCGGCGTGGTCGGGGTTGCGGACGAGAGCGACCGGGAGGTCGCCGCGTTCGGTGAGCAGAGGGACGAGGAGGCGGGCCACCTGGCCGTGGCCTCCCACGATGGCGATGTCGGACATGCCTCCACCGTAGGCAGGTCCCGAAGCGTTCGCCCGCCGCGAAGTTCGAGGCGCAGTGGAACCTGAGCGGTTCTCCGTGGATACTCTCGTGGGTGGAGTTCCGTACCTACTCGATCCCGATGCGCACGCGCTTCCGCGGGCTCGAGCACCGACAGGGGATGCTGGCCGAGGGCCCGGCAGGCTGGGCCGAGTTCAGCCCCTTCCCCGAGTACGACCACGTCGCGTCCCTGCCGTGGCTCCAGGCCGCGATGGAGGCGGCCTGCAAGCCGTGGCCCGAGCCCGTCCGCGAGTGCGTGCCGATCAACGGCATCGTCCCGGCCGTGGGCGACGGCGCCACCGCCGCCCGCACCGCGATCGAGAGCGGCTGCCACACGATCAAGATCAAGGTCGCCGAGGCCGGCGAGACCCTCGAGAACGACATCGAGCGCATCGCCGCGATCCGCGACGCGCTGCCCGGCGTGCTCATCCGCATCGACGCCAATGGCGCGTGGCAGGTGAAGGACGCGATCAAGGCGATCAAGAAGCTCGACCACGTCGCGCGCGGTCTCGAGTACGTCGAGCAGCCGTGCGCCACGGTCGAGGAGCTCGCGCAGGTACGGCGCAAGGTCGACGTCCCCATCGCGGCGGACGAGTCGATCCGCCGGGCGGCCGACCCGTTCCGCGTCCGCGACCTCGACGCCGCGGACATCGCGGTGCTCAAGGTGCAGCCGCTGGGCGGCGTGCGCGCGTGCCTGCGGATCGCCGAACAGATCGGCATGCCGGTGAGCGTGTCGAGCGCCGTCGAGACGTCGATCGGCCTGGCGGCCAGCGTCGCGCTCGCCGCCGCGCTGCCGGACCTGCCCTACGCCTGCGGCATCGGCACGGCCCACCTGCTCACGAGCGACGTCGTCGCCGATCCGCTCGAGCCGGTCGACGGCAGCCTGTGGCCCACGCGTCCGGTGCTCGACGAGGAGGCCTACGCGAAGGTCGCCGCGTCCGCCGAGGTCGACGAGCGCTGGCAGGCCCGGCTGGCCCACGTACGGGAGACCTTGTGACCGACGAGAGCGCCGTCGAGACGGCGCGAAGGCTCGTGGCGACCCTCCTCGCGCAGGAGGTCTCCGACGCGGTGCTCTCGCCCGGCTCCCGCTCCGGCCCGATCGCGCTGGCCCTGCACGCCGCCGACGACCAAGGGCTCATCCGCCTGCACGTCCGCGTCGACGAGCGCGAGGCCGGCTACCTCGCCCTGGGGCTGGCCAAGGCCTCCGGCCGACTGACCCCGGTCATCACCACCTCGGGAACCGCCGTCGCCAACCTGCACCCGGCGCTGCTCGAGGCGCTGCACTCGCGGATCCCGGTGCTGGCCGTCACGGCCGACCGCCCGGGGCACCTGCGCGGCACCGGAGCCAACCAGACCACGGTGCAGCCGGGCATGTTCCCCGGCATCACGTTCACCGACCGCATCACCGGGCTGGCCGGTGCCGTGCGCGGCGGCGGCCCCGTGCACCTCAACGTCGAGCTCGACGAGCCGCTCGTCGAGTCGGTCTCGTGGAAGTTCCCGCAGAATTCGTGGTCCATGAACACCCCGGTCGCGGGACGTACCCAGACCCTGGAGACTGGACCCCGCACGCTCCTCGTGGCCGGTGACGGCGCCGACCCGGCGCTCGCCGCCGTGGCGCAGCAGGCCGGCTGGCCGATCCTCGCGGAGCCGTCGTCCGGCCTGCGCGGCGCGCCCACGGCGGTCGCGTGCGGGCGGGTCGTGCTGGGTGGCCGGCTGATCGAGCGCGTCGAGCGGATCGTCAGCGCGGGGCACCCCACGCTGTCGCGCCCCGTCACGAACCTGCTGACCCGGACCAACCTCCCCACGATCCACGTCGGCGACGCGAGCACGTTCCCCGGCGTCCCCGGAGGGAACGTCACCTTCGCCGACCGCATCTCCGTGCGCGGAGGCGTGGGCGACGAGTCCTGGCTCCGCAGCTGGCTCCAGGCCGGCGACCGCATCCAGAACGCCCTGCTGCAGGCCGAGCAGTTCACGGTGGCCGACGCGGTCTGGAAGGCGGCCACGCGGGGCCTGCTCGTTCTCGGCTCGTCCAACGTCGTCCGCGACGTCGACCTCGTGGCACCGGTCCGCGCCCCCGGCCCGCGCGTCTTGGCGAACCGCGGCCTCGCGGGCATCGACGGCACCGTCTCCACCGCGATCGGCGCCGCCCTCGCCAGCTACGGCCGGGCGATCGCCCTGATGGGCGACCTCACGTTCCTGCACGGCGCCAATGGTCTGCTGATCGGTCCGATCGAGCCGCGGCCCGACCTGACGATCGTCGTGCTCAACGACGACGGCGGCGGCATCTTCCACACCCTCGAGCAGGGATCGCCCGAGTACTCGCTCGCGTTCGAGCGTGTCTTCGGCACGCCCACCCGCACCAAGATCGACGCGCTCTGCGCCGCGCACGGCATCAAGCACCGCCTCGTCGAGGCCGGTCAGCTGGCCGCCTACCTCTCGCGGGCGCCGGTCGGGATCGAGGTGCTGGAGGTGCAGGTCACGCGCGCCGGGCGCCGTGCCCTGCAATCGGTTGTCTCGGGTCTCGCCGCCGTCTAGGTTTGTGGCCAGCGTCACACCGTGTTGCGCTGGGCAGGAGTGGACATGGCCGACGAGTCGTTCGACCACATCGTCATCGGTGCGGGAAGTGCCGGAGGTGTGATCGCCGCGAGGCTCACCGAGGATCGCGACCGCTCGGTCCTGCTGCTGGAGGCCGGTCCCGTCGACCAGGACGACATGATCAAGATCCCGGCCGGGTTCAGCCAGCTGTTCAAGACCCGCTGGGACTGGAACTACGAGACCAGCGCGCAGAAGCACCTCGGTGGCCGCCGTGCCTACTGGCCCCGCGGCAAGGCCCTCGGCGGCAGCTCCACGATCAACGCGATGATCTACATCCGCGGCAACGCCGCCGACTACGACGAGTGGCGCGACGCCTACGGGGCCACGGGGTGGGGCTACGACGACGTCCTGCCGTACTTCGTGAAGTCCGAGGCGAATCAGCGCCTGTCGGGTCCGTACCACGGCACCGAGGGCCCCCTGGTGGTCGAGGACCGCCGGTTCACCCACGAGCTGACCTCGGCGTTCGTCGAGTCGGCCGTGGCCGCCGGCCTCAAGCGCAACGACGACTTCAACGGGGCCCACCAGGAGGGTGCCGGCGTCTACCAGGTCACCCACCGTCGCGGCGAGCGCTGGTCGGTCGCCGACGCCTACATCCGTCCGGCGATGGGCCGGCCCAACCTCACGGTGCGCACCGACGCGTTCGTCACCCGCATCCTGATCGAGGACGGGCGCGCCACGGGCGTCGTCTACCGCAAGCACGGGCAGGAGCACGTCGTCCGCGCGAACGCCGAGGTCATCCTCAGCGGCGGCGCGATCAACAGCCCGCAGCTCCTCATGCTCTCCGGTGTCGGTCCGGGGGCGCACCTGCGCGAGATGGGCATCGACGTCGTGGTCGACTCGCCCGGCGTGGGTCAGGGCCTGCAGGACCATCCCGTCGCCGGGACCCTCGTCTACACGCGCAACACCACCGACCTGGCCGACGCGATCACGCTGGGCAACATCATGCGGTGGAAGGCCACCAAGACCGGCCCGCTGGTGTCCAACATCGGCGAGGGTGGGGCGTTCTACGCCTCGCGCGACGACCTCGACCTGCCCGACATCCAGATCCACGTGGCACCGAGCGGCTTCTACGACAACGGCCTGCACGAGCCCGTCCGCCGGTCCGTCACGGTGGCGCCCACCCTGGTGAACGTGCAGAGCCGCGGCCGGATCCGGCTGCGCTCGGCCGACCCGTCGTGGCACCCCGAGATCGACCCGGCCTACTTCGACGACCCGGCCGACCTCGACGCGATGCTCGGCGGCTACCGGCGCATGCTCGAGATGGTCTGGCAGGGCCCCATGGCTCGGATGCTCGACGAGCCGTGGGAGCCGGCCGTGCGCAACCCCACGGACGACCAGATCCTCGACGTCATCGCCCGGCTGGGCCAGACGCTCTACCACCCGACCTCGACGTGCGCGATGGGTACCGTGGAGGGCAGCGTCGTCGATCCCGAGCTGCGCGTGCACGGGGTCGAGGGCCTGCGCGTCGCCGATGCCTCCGTCATGCCACGCGTCCCGCGCGGCAACACCAACGCACCCACCATCATGATCGGCGAGAAGCTCGCCGATCTCATCCGAGGAGCCTGACATGACCGCCACCATCGAATCCGGCGTCGACGCGGCCGAAGGCCCCACGCCCACGTTCGACTCGTTCAACCCCGCCACGGGCGACGTCGTCGGCACCCCCCCGATCGACGGCCGGGCCGGGGTCGACGCTGCCGTGGCCGCCGCGCGCGAGGCGTCCGCGTGGTGGCGCGCCCTGGGCTTCGACGGCCGCAAGGAGTACCTGCTGCAGTGGCGCAGCGTCCTGACCCGCCGGCTCAACCAGCTCTCCGACCAGGTGCACCGCGAGGGCGGCAAGCCGCACGGCGACGCCCTGCTGGAGGCGGGTCTGGCGATCGACCACATCGCGTGGGCGGCCAAGAGCGCGGGCAAGGTGCTCGGTCGCCACAAGGTGAGCACCGGCCTGCTGATGTCGAACCAGACGGCGTACGTCGAGTACAAGCCGCTCGGCGTGGTGGGCGTCATCGGCCCGTGGAACTACCCCACGTTCACGCCCATGGGCTCGATCGCCTACGCCCTCGCGGCCGGCAACGCGGTGGTCTTCAAGCCCAGCGAGTACACGCCCGGCGTCGGGCGCTTCCTCGTCGACACCTTCACCGAGGTCGTCCACGGCCGCCCCGTGCTGAACCTCGTCACCGGCCTGGGCGAGACCGGCAACCACCTGTGCACCGCCGCGGTCGACAAGATCGCGTTCACGGGATCGGCCGCCACCGGCAAGAAGGTCATGGCGGCGTGCGCCGAGAACCTGACGCCCGTGGTGATCGAGGCCGGCGGCAAGGACTCGCTCATCGTCGACGAGGACGCCGACCTCCAGGCCGCGGCCGAGGCGGCCCTGTGGGCCGGGATGTCCAACGCGGGCCAGACCTGCATCGGCACCGAGCGCGTCTACGTGCACGAGCGGGTGTTCGACCCGTTCATGGCCGAGCTGCTGAAGCAGGCCGAGGGCATCCGCCCGGGCTACGACGACGGCGGCGTCTACGGCCCCGCGACGATGCCCAAGCAGCTCGACGTGATCCGCAGCCACATCGACGACGCGCTCGCGCGCGGCGGCCGGGCGGTGCTGGGTGGCGCCGGAGCCGTGGGCGAGAAGTACG from Aeromicrobium phoceense encodes:
- a CDS encoding pyridoxal-phosphate dependent enzyme, whose amino-acid sequence is MPKTSTEDRDWLADAVRRVEADANRSADTHLHALDLPFDGVQIYLKDESVHPTGSLKHRLARSLFLYALCNGWIHRGSTIVEASSGSTAVSEAYFARLLGLPFVAVMPRSTSAEKISLIQWYGGRCHFVDDARLMYAEAQRLADECDGHYMDQFTYAERATDWRGNNNIAESIFAQLSAEPHPIPAWIVVSAGTGGTSATIGRYVRYRRFHTRLLVADPEGSAFFEGWDQDRSDVTTDVSSRIEGIGRPRVEPSFVGGVVDEMVHVPDAASIAAMRWTSDLIGRPVGGSTGTNMWAALGLAAQMVAEGREGSIVTLLCDGGDRYTHTYFDDRWVAEHGLDPTPYLQQLSELTSSGTFTPGR
- a CDS encoding 1,4-dihydroxy-2-naphthoate polyprenyltransferase; the protein is MTSPTGLKLWIEGARLRTLPAAIAPVAVGTGAAAFDDGVVWWKGFVALGVSLALQVGVNYANDYSDGIKGTDENRVGPLRLVGSGLVAPAKVKAVALAFLALGAALGLVLAATSGWWLIAVGALAILAAWGYTGGAKPYGYRAPGGGSGFLFFGLVAVLGTTYVQLGTINDVSVAGAIGVGALACAILVANNLRDIPTDTETGKRTLAVVLGDRRTRWLYAALVMTAFVLVVAWCATETPWALLAWLGIPLAARSVAAVRSGATGPALIPVLKDTGIAELVYAIGLTAGLFIGPV
- a CDS encoding AMP-binding protein, with amino-acid sequence MAASLSPVAGSAREVLELLRPWVAAGGPPLVMRTSGSTGEPKSIRLSHASVLASAHAALERLGGPGQWLSALPPTGVGGLQVLVRSIVAGTEPVFLDEHADVAAAAEAMSGVRRYASLVPTQLFRLVEAGRAGDLASFDAVLLGGAAAPRAVLDRAAAAGVRIVRTYGMTETCGGCVYDGLPLDGVRLRIEDDGRVAIAGPVLAEDTGEWLVTNDLGRLDADGRLSVLGRADQVAVSGGVNVPLAAVESVLRDEPGVLDVVVVAQPDPEWGQRVVAFVVGDLDRAGAATAIEAAGHPRAWTPRAVHVLDALPLLPGGKPDRVALAGGSFAVTGESVSSVRGRGAPR
- a CDS encoding NAD(P)-binding oxidoreductase gives rise to the protein MSDIAIVGGHGQVARLLVPLLTERGDLPVALVRNPDHAADLPGAAIRLLDIEKATAEDFATAFTDCDAVVFAAGGGPDGKIERKRSVDLEGSLKSIEAAKALGIRRFVQVSAIGVDNDLGDDVQPVWKAYVEAKRDADAALRDSGLDWTIVRPGALTDGPGTGSVTVGETVDRAEIPRADVAAVIAAALADDGTIGKQFEVIGGDTPVTEALRGL
- a CDS encoding o-succinylbenzoate synthase → MEFRTYSIPMRTRFRGLEHRQGMLAEGPAGWAEFSPFPEYDHVASLPWLQAAMEAACKPWPEPVRECVPINGIVPAVGDGATAARTAIESGCHTIKIKVAEAGETLENDIERIAAIRDALPGVLIRIDANGAWQVKDAIKAIKKLDHVARGLEYVEQPCATVEELAQVRRKVDVPIAADESIRRAADPFRVRDLDAADIAVLKVQPLGGVRACLRIAEQIGMPVSVSSAVETSIGLAASVALAAALPDLPYACGIGTAHLLTSDVVADPLEPVDGSLWPTRPVLDEEAYAKVAASAEVDERWQARLAHVRETL
- the menD gene encoding 2-succinyl-5-enolpyruvyl-6-hydroxy-3-cyclohexene-1-carboxylic-acid synthase, with product MTDESAVETARRLVATLLAQEVSDAVLSPGSRSGPIALALHAADDQGLIRLHVRVDEREAGYLALGLAKASGRLTPVITTSGTAVANLHPALLEALHSRIPVLAVTADRPGHLRGTGANQTTVQPGMFPGITFTDRITGLAGAVRGGGPVHLNVELDEPLVESVSWKFPQNSWSMNTPVAGRTQTLETGPRTLLVAGDGADPALAAVAQQAGWPILAEPSSGLRGAPTAVACGRVVLGGRLIERVERIVSAGHPTLSRPVTNLLTRTNLPTIHVGDASTFPGVPGGNVTFADRISVRGGVGDESWLRSWLQAGDRIQNALLQAEQFTVADAVWKAATRGLLVLGSSNVVRDVDLVAPVRAPGPRVLANRGLAGIDGTVSTAIGAALASYGRAIALMGDLTFLHGANGLLIGPIEPRPDLTIVVLNDDGGGIFHTLEQGSPEYSLAFERVFGTPTRTKIDALCAAHGIKHRLVEAGQLAAYLSRAPVGIEVLEVQVTRAGRRALQSVVSGLAAV